TGCAGGTAGATAGGCCCCTCATACACGGTGTCGCCGGCGAACATCAGGCGCTCCACCTCATCCACGAAGCAGACGGAGCCAGGGGAATGCCCCGGCGTATGCCATACGATGAGCCGGCGTCCCCCCAGGTCGATCTCCTGACCGTGCTCGAGGAAAAAGGAGGCGGAGGAAGGCCGGGGATGAAAGCGTTTGGCATCGAAATCCGGCGGGAAGGGGTAGCCGTTTTCCTGAAGCCGGCGCAGGTACTGCTGGGAAGCCTCCGAGAGGCGCGGATGCTGAAGGCCCTCCGCCTCCGCCGGGTGCACGCCGATATGTTCGAAGCGGTGGTTGCCGCCCACATGGTCCCAGTGGGTATGGGTGTTCAGCACGATGACCGGCCGGCTGGTCAGCGCCTCCACCACCGCCCGGATGTCGCCGATGCCCATCCCCGTATCAATCAGCGCCGCATAGGCATCCCCCTCCACCAGATAGGCGTGCGACTGCCCCAGCTCGGTGATGACATGCACACCCGGCGCCAGCTTACGCACCTCGAACAGCTCAGCCACTCGCTTCCTCCCGTCCTGCGCCGCGGGCCAGATGCCGCGAGCCGTCGTTTGTAGGAATGTGCCGGGGACATTATACGGCAGGAACGGCATGCGGGTCAATATTTCAGCGGGGAAAAGCGGACATGAAAAGCGAGGAGATTTCCCCTCTTAAGCGGTCAATGCCGCCACAAGCGCCCACCCTGCGCCCAGGTTAGGGGACTCCTCGCTTTCTCACATGGAAAGCTGTACACTTTTCGGTTGCAAATGATATTATAGCAGAATTCCCAGCGGGTGTAAAGAGGTTCGGACAAATTTTAAGGATCGCCTGCGCTTGAAACAGTGGACAAGGGGGAAGTTTTGGACTATACTGGGTTGGCTGGTGCAGGAGGTCAGGGAATGGACAGCAGTACAAGGACGCCGCCGGCCGTGATCTGTGCCGTGCTCGCCGGCGGACAAAGCCGGCGCATGGGAGCGGATAAGGCCTTCCTGGAGCTGGGCGGCCGGCCGCTCATCCAATGGACTCTGGGGGCGCTGGCCGGCATCGGGCAGGAGCTCATCATCATCGCCAATGACCTCCAGCGCTACGCCGGCCTGGGCGCGCGCGTGGAGCCGGACATCATCCCCGGCTACGGCGCGCTGGGCGGCATCTATACCGCTCTCGCACGGGCCGGCGGTGCGCGCGTGCTGGTGGTCGCCTGCGACATGCCCTTCCTTTCGCGCCCCCTGCTCCGCTATCTCATCGGACTCTCCTCCCAGTTTGATGCGGTGGTGCCGCGGCTTCCCGACGGCGTCGAACCCCTGCACGCCGTATATTCCCGGGCTTGTCTGGAGCCCATCCGCCGGGCGCTGGCCCGCGGCGACAGACGCATCATTTCCTTCTTCGATGACATTTGCGTCCGCTACGTGGAGCCGGAGGAGATCGCGGTGTTCGACCCGCAGTTCCGCTCGTTCATGAACATCAACACGTCGCAAGATCTCCAGGCCATCCGAGAGCTGTTGCAACCGCCGGCGGAGCCTTGGCCGGCAGGAGGAGTCTCCCATGAGCGATCGCATCTTCAGCAAGGGCAAGATGGGTATTGACGCCAACCGGCCCATTGACGTGGGTTCCGGGGCCATCGCCACGCAGTATGCCGATCCTACCATCATCGCCGACACCGGCGCGGCCTTCGTGCGGCTGAATTTCGTGCTGGGGCCGTGGCGCTCGCCGGCCGACACCACTCCGCACGCCGGCCGCACCTGGTTCCAGACCTACGACACCATCGTGGACGGCCTGCTGGCCAAAGGGCTGGGGGTGTATGCCCTGGTGGGGGCCGAGGCCACCAGCCGGCCCGACCCGGGCAACCGCTTCCGACAGCCCACGCCGAATTCGGACGCCGAGGACTGGCTGAGGGAATATGTGGCCAATTTCGCCGCCATTGTCGCGCACTTCGCCGACCGCATCCACATTTACGAATCCTTCAACGAGCCCAACGATTGGCACGGCGGGCAGAGCAGTTGGGTGCATCCATATTGGTTCGCCCGCATGCTGCGCGACATTTACCAGAAGATCAAGATCGACGACCAGCGGGATGTCATCCTGGTCTCCGGGCCCCTGCTGGCCCATGACCTGCCCGACGGCGGGGATGACGGCACCGCCTATCTGGACCAGACCTACCGCTTGGGCCGGCAGTCGCACGGCTGGGAAGCGTTCCAGGCGGCGAACGGCACCTATCCCCTGGACGACATCGGGTACCATCTCTACGTGGGCCTATCGCCGACGGCCGCGCCGGCGGACATCGAAGCGGTCATCACCCGCTACCTGAACGCCATCTGGTCGGTCATCACGCGCTACGAGGGGAACCTCACGGAGAAAGG
This DNA window, taken from Anaerolineae bacterium, encodes the following:
- a CDS encoding MBL fold metallo-hydrolase; protein product: MAELFEVRKLAPGVHVITELGQSHAYLVEGDAYAALIDTGMGIGDIRAVVEALTSRPVIVLNTHTHWDHVGGNHRFEHIGVHPAEAEGLQHPRLSEASQQYLRRLQENGYPFPPDFDAKRFHPRPSSASFFLEHGQEIDLGGRRLIVWHTPGHSPGSVCFVDEVERLMFAGDTVYEGPIYLHLPGSDPQAMLSTLQMLSQLAWEINLLMPGHGLTPTDGRLLHEAADGLRRTFAGEVPLKKGISIHSAVRVASFSRGMFFLPADWRPPQSGAPTAG
- a CDS encoding molybdenum cofactor guanylyltransferase encodes the protein MDSSTRTPPAVICAVLAGGQSRRMGADKAFLELGGRPLIQWTLGALAGIGQELIIIANDLQRYAGLGARVEPDIIPGYGALGGIYTALARAGGARVLVVACDMPFLSRPLLRYLIGLSSQFDAVVPRLPDGVEPLHAVYSRACLEPIRRALARGDRRIISFFDDICVRYVEPEEIAVFDPQFRSFMNINTSQDLQAIRELLQPPAEPWPAGGVSHERSHLQQGQDGY